One Poecilia reticulata strain Guanapo linkage group LG19, Guppy_female_1.0+MT, whole genome shotgun sequence genomic window carries:
- the oat gene encoding ornithine aminotransferase, mitochondrial has translation MKGMIFQLGSLSRAGLILRRSIHTRVRPAAVNKLTSEEIYAREEKHGAHNYHPLPVALERGEGIHVWDVEGNRYYDFLSAYSAVNQGHCHPKIVSALTKQASTLALTSRAFYNDVLGAYEEYITNMFGYDKVLPMNTGVEGGETACKLARKWAYSVKGVPNNKAKIIFAEGNFWGRTLAAISSSTDPSSYEGFGPYMPGFELVPFNDIPALEKALQDQNVAAFMVEPIQGEAGVVVPDQGYLTKVRELCTKYNVLWIADEVQTGLARTGRRLAVDHEGVRPDLVILGKALSGGVYPVSAVLSDNDVMLTIKPGEHGSTYGGNPVACRVAIAALEVMEEEKLAENAQRMGELLRSELRKLPKDIVTTVRGKGLLNAVVIKETKDYDAWKVCLRLRDNGLLAKPTHGDIIRLAPPLVIQEHELQECIDIIQRTIMSF, from the exons ATGAAGGGAATGATTTTTCAACTCGGGAGCCTGAGCCGTGCCGGGCTGATTCTCCGCAGGAGCATCCACACACGTGTACGCCCCGCCGCCGTGAACAAGCTCACCTCGGAGGAAATCTACGCCCGCGAGGAGAAGCACGGGGCACACAACTACCATCCGCTCCCTGTGGCCCTGGAGCGAGGCGAGG GCATCCATGTGTGGGATGTGGAAGGCAACCGATATTACGACTTCCTCAGTGCATACAGTGCAGTAAATCAGGGTCACTGCCACCCTAAGATCGTCTCTGCGCTCACCAAGCAGGCGTCTACGCTCGCTTTGACTTCCAGAGCGTTCTACAACGATGTGCTCGGAGCCTATGAAGAGTACATCACCAACATGTTTGGATATGACAAAGTTTTACCCATGAACACAG GGGTTGAAGGCGGTGAGACGGCCTGTAAGCTTGCCAGGAAGTGGGCCTACAGCGTGAAGGGGGTTCCAAACAATAAGGCCAAGATCATTTTCGCAG aGGGAAACTTCTGGGGTCGCACCTTGGCTGCCATCTCCAGCTCCACTGACCCCAGCAGCTACGAGGGTTTCGGGCCGTACATGCCCGGGTTCGAGCTTGTGCCGTTCAATGACATTCCTGCATTAGAG AAAGCTCTTCAGGACCAAAATGTCGCCGCCTTCATGGTGGAACCCATCCAAGGAGAAGCAGGCGTGGTTGTGCCCGATCAAGGCTACCTGACTAAAGTCAGAGAACTTTGCACAAAATACAAC GTGCTGTGGATCGCTGATGAGGTCCAGACGGGCCTGGCACGGACTGGCCGGCGCCTGGCCGTCGACCACGAAGGTGTTCGCCCGGATTTGGTGATACTGGGCAAAGCTCTCTCCGGAGGAGTTTATCCA GTGTCTGCAGTACTTAGTGACAATGACGTAATGCTGACCATTAAGCCTGGGGAGCACGGATCCACATACGGAGGAAACCCTGTGGCTTGTCGTGTCGCTATTGCAGCTTTGGAG GTGATGGAGGAAGAGAAGCTTGCGGAAAACGCTCAGAGGATGGGAGAACTTTTGCGGTCCGAGTTGAGGAAACTGCCCAAAGACATTGTGACAACAGTCAGAGGGAAAGGCCTCCTCAATGCAGTTGTGATCAAAGAGACTAAAG ACTACGATGCCTGGAAGGTCTGCCTGCGCCTTCGGGACAACGGACTCCTGGCCAAGCCCACCCACGGGGACATCATCCGACTGGCCCCGCCTCTGGTCATCCAAGAGCATGAGCTCCAGGAATGCATCGACATCATTCAGAGGACCATCATGTccttctaa